The [Flavobacterium] thermophilum genome has a segment encoding these proteins:
- the citT_2 gene encoding Transcriptional regulatory protein CitT: MYRVLLIEDDPMVQEVNRQMIEQVDGFTVVGLAGNGEEGLRLIDELRPDLAMIDIYMPQLDGLETVKQIRARGHEVDIIAITAASDIETVRRVLQNGAFDYIVKPFKFERLKQALGNYRAFRQSLAEKESITQAELDALRQTAEQPAASLPELPKGLNEVTLEKVVAYLRQHRFPVSAEEVAEGVGIARVTARRYLEYLEKTGQVILDVQYGGVGRPVNRYQLKRL, encoded by the coding sequence ATGTACCGTGTACTGCTCATTGAAGACGATCCGATGGTCCAGGAAGTGAACCGACAAATGATCGAACAAGTGGACGGCTTCACCGTCGTCGGCCTTGCCGGAAACGGTGAAGAAGGACTCCGCCTCATCGACGAGCTGCGTCCCGATTTAGCGATGATTGATATTTACATGCCGCAGCTAGACGGCCTTGAAACAGTAAAGCAAATCCGCGCCCGCGGCCATGAAGTTGATATCATCGCCATCACAGCGGCGAGCGACATTGAAACAGTGCGCCGCGTCCTGCAAAACGGCGCCTTCGATTACATTGTGAAACCGTTTAAATTTGAACGGCTCAAACAGGCGCTGGGAAATTACCGGGCGTTCCGCCAGTCGCTTGCAGAAAAGGAATCGATCACCCAGGCAGAACTCGATGCACTACGGCAAACAGCTGAACAACCTGCCGCCTCGCTCCCTGAACTTCCGAAAGGATTAAACGAAGTGACGTTGGAAAAAGTCGTCGCCTACTTGCGCCAGCACCGCTTCCCTGTTTCCGCCGAGGAAGTGGCCGAGGGCGTCGGCATCGCCCGTGTGACGGCCCGCCGCTACTTGGAATACCTTGAGAAAACGGGACAAGTGATACTCGATGTGCAATACGGCGGCGTCGGACGCCCCGTCAACCGCTATCAGTTGAAACGACTATAG
- the dctP gene encoding C4-dicarboxylate-binding periplasmic protein precursor: protein MVWMMRNSWKWWLLLLFAGIGLAGWAVSQQVGREPLVYDDEQKGLQNQIIIYFSHVVAENTPKGLAAQKFAELVEQKTDGRVKVEVFPNGSLYSDGEELDALLRGDVQMIAPSFSKVTELIPEWQVLDLPFLFRNDDDVRRVFTGEIGAELLGMLEAKKIKGLALWSNGFKQMMSTTRPLIAPDDFRGLRFRIMPSEVIEKQFRLLGGEPVAVSFDRVYQELEQHKFDGQENTISNIYSKGFYKFQPYITISNHGYLGYAVMMNQSFWDHLPKDIQQKITEAMAEATRWNLEQSKEQNERELKQLERREDVFLYRLSEEEKRKWEQKFAPLYNEFTRQFGSGLLNEIRGS, encoded by the coding sequence ATGGTGTGGATGATGAGAAACAGTTGGAAATGGTGGCTGCTCCTTCTGTTCGCCGGCATCGGGTTGGCTGGATGGGCGGTGAGCCAGCAAGTCGGCCGGGAGCCGCTTGTTTATGATGATGAACAAAAGGGGCTGCAAAACCAAATTATTATTTACTTTAGCCATGTTGTTGCGGAAAACACGCCAAAAGGTTTGGCGGCGCAAAAGTTTGCCGAGCTTGTCGAACAAAAGACCGATGGCCGCGTCAAAGTTGAGGTGTTTCCGAACGGTTCGCTCTATTCGGACGGCGAGGAGCTTGATGCGCTGTTGCGCGGCGATGTGCAAATGATCGCTCCGTCATTTTCGAAAGTGACGGAATTGATTCCGGAGTGGCAAGTGCTCGATTTGCCGTTTTTGTTCCGCAACGATGACGATGTGCGCCGCGTCTTTACTGGAGAAATCGGGGCTGAGCTACTCGGAATGCTTGAGGCGAAGAAAATCAAAGGGTTGGCGCTTTGGAGCAACGGATTTAAGCAAATGATGAGCACCACCCGCCCGCTTATCGCACCTGATGACTTCCGCGGCTTGCGCTTTCGCATTATGCCGAGCGAAGTGATCGAAAAACAGTTTCGCCTGCTTGGCGGAGAACCGGTTGCTGTTTCATTTGACCGCGTTTATCAGGAGCTTGAACAGCATAAGTTTGATGGGCAGGAAAATACGATTTCTAATATTTATTCGAAAGGGTTTTACAAATTTCAACCGTATATTACAATCAGCAATCACGGGTATCTCGGGTACGCAGTCATGATGAATCAGTCATTTTGGGACCATTTGCCAAAAGACATCCAGCAAAAAATAACTGAAGCGATGGCTGAAGCGACGCGTTGGAATTTAGAGCAGTCGAAAGAGCAAAACGAACGGGAGCTCAAGCAGCTCGAGCGGCGTGAAGATGTCTTCCTTTACCGGCTGTCGGAAGAGGAGAAACGGAAATGGGAGCAGAAGTTCGCCCCGCTGTACAACGAGTTTACGAGGCAGTTTGGTTCCGGGCTTTTGAATGAAATTAGAGGATCGTAA
- the dcuS_2 gene encoding Sensor histidine kinase DcuS, translating to MNRLPIRWKITILIFVIVSFSMLLSGLFIISDFFHTKEKELSQRALLTARTVSELPEVKHHIVGDKQSRALVNMIVERVRVIHSADYIVVLDMNKVRLSHPLPAMIGTISHGADEGPAFAEHTYTSKARGEIGTVIRAFVPIMNSDHEQIGVVIAAYRLPTFWEAMSTVKEEIAIAIVLSLLAGGSGAWLLASHIKRQMFQLEPHEIAKLLIERTEAFNAMHEGVIAIDSDERITIFNDRAKQMLGVEGDVIGQPIRSVIPDTHLPEILEVNKPIYNRELQIGNLTIWSNRIPIKVNGKTVGAIAIFQDRTEVKRLAEELTGVKAFVHALRVQNHEYMNKLHTIAGLIQLGHIEKALEYVFQVKEEQAELTQFLSRNIKDESISGLLLSKIRRGKELGIRVTIDRHSRLHRFPPRLDHHDFVVILGNLIENAFDSFRNVAGREKEVYVSIEQNEDVCSLSVEDNGQGIAREHLDRIFEEGFSTKGSDGRGIGLYLVKQIVDKGNGQIEVQSEEGKGTIFTITFDM from the coding sequence ATGAATCGGCTGCCGATCCGTTGGAAAATCACGATTTTAATTTTTGTCATCGTCAGTTTTTCGATGCTGCTGAGCGGCTTGTTTATCATCAGCGATTTTTTTCATACAAAAGAAAAAGAACTGAGCCAGCGCGCCTTGTTGACAGCGCGCACAGTGTCTGAACTGCCGGAAGTCAAACACCACATTGTCGGCGACAAGCAAAGCCGGGCGCTCGTCAACATGATCGTAGAACGGGTGCGCGTCATCCACAGCGCTGACTATATTGTCGTACTCGATATGAACAAAGTTCGCCTCTCCCACCCGCTCCCAGCAATGATCGGCACCATTTCCCACGGCGCCGATGAAGGGCCGGCATTTGCCGAGCATACGTACACCTCGAAAGCGCGTGGGGAAATCGGAACCGTGATCCGCGCCTTCGTCCCCATTATGAACAGCGATCACGAACAAATCGGCGTCGTCATCGCCGCCTACCGGCTGCCGACATTTTGGGAAGCGATGAGCACAGTAAAAGAGGAAATTGCGATAGCGATCGTTTTGTCGCTGCTCGCCGGCGGAAGCGGAGCTTGGCTGCTTGCCTCCCACATTAAGCGGCAAATGTTCCAGCTCGAGCCGCATGAAATCGCCAAACTGCTCATCGAACGGACGGAAGCGTTCAACGCCATGCATGAAGGCGTCATCGCCATTGACAGCGATGAACGCATCACGATTTTCAACGATCGGGCGAAACAAATGCTTGGCGTCGAAGGAGATGTCATCGGGCAGCCGATCCGCTCTGTCATCCCGGATACACATCTTCCGGAAATTCTTGAGGTAAACAAACCGATTTATAATCGTGAGCTGCAAATCGGCAACTTGACGATCTGGAGCAACCGCATCCCGATCAAGGTCAACGGGAAAACAGTCGGCGCCATTGCCATTTTCCAAGACCGCACGGAAGTCAAGCGGCTGGCCGAAGAACTGACAGGAGTGAAAGCGTTTGTCCATGCCCTGCGCGTGCAAAACCATGAATACATGAACAAGCTCCACACGATCGCCGGCCTCATCCAGCTCGGCCATATCGAAAAAGCGCTCGAGTACGTCTTCCAAGTTAAAGAGGAACAGGCAGAACTGACGCAGTTTTTAAGCCGCAACATCAAAGACGAAAGCATCTCCGGGCTATTGTTAAGCAAAATCCGCCGCGGCAAAGAGCTCGGCATTCGCGTGACGATCGACCGGCACAGCCGGCTGCACCGGTTTCCACCGCGCCTTGATCACCATGATTTCGTCGTGATCCTCGGCAATTTAATCGAAAATGCATTTGATTCGTTCCGCAACGTCGCCGGCCGCGAGAAGGAAGTATACGTCAGCATCGAACAAAATGAGGATGTCTGCTCCCTCTCTGTCGAAGACAACGGCCAAGGCATCGCCCGCGAACATCTCGACCGCATTTTTGAAGAAGGCTTCTCCACAAAAGGGAGCGATGGCCGCGGCATCGGCTTATATTTAGTCAAACAAATCGTGGACAAAGGAAACGGACAAATCGAGGTCCAATCAGAAGAAGGAAAAGGCACCATCTTTACGATCACATTTGACATGTAA